Proteins from a single region of Gasterosteus aculeatus chromosome Y, fGasAcu3.hap1.1, whole genome shotgun sequence:
- the LOC144391116 gene encoding uncharacterized protein LOC144391116, with translation MRKIFTRIGLTGAGGPLLNTCPPPYPASSANQQPPSAWSQAPKVHYTRQREEKEAAVKAAQERLLGEEEEKRQAALLTRSRSPGATGGDTSAINKLIAEQPSTSDVVSPSFDPEGVPPDAKSVLQTPMIQVPGHSGPILVFRPWTDTDIRAAMAHLPPIQHSGRVFAEAFMDFCKQFLPNFAEIRRVLMSHVGPTHYQKLNQLVAGDTSAADVERSSNQNKPYRDALTALSDGIKTLFPDKVDMTPINNTKQAAGESVHDYYQRLLTVFNLNSRIPQPAVLGDALGTWESHLKNAFMNGLLPDIKMNVQRSVAGMEDSRLADVKKHAAHAQSMDIERTDHEGKRRSRQIELAQLTMLQAVTQLARNDRPRDPNQRGGFRGRGRDMTRGRSSWNQEGSQLSPPNDNDTCFRCGEQGHWHRECPQNAPRRGWGRGLARRGRGGNAHSD, from the exons atgaggaagattttcacacgaatcgg tctcacaggggctggcggccctctcctcaacacatgcccaccaccgtaccctgcttcatctgcgaaccagcaacctccgtctgcatggtcacaagctccaaaagttcactacacccggcagagggaggaaaaggaagcggcagtgaaagcagcacaggaacgactcctcggcgaagaggaggaaaagagacaggctgctctcctcacccgatctcgctctccaggagcaaccggaggggacacttctgccatcaacaaactgattgcagagcaaccatctacatcagatgttgtttccccctctttcgacccagagggagttcccccggatgcaaaatctgtgctccaaaccccaatgattcaagtaccaggacactcaggtcccatacttgttttccggccttggactgatacggacattagagctgcaatggctcatctcccgccgatacagcactcgggaagagtgtttgctgaagcattcatggacttctgtaagcaattcctgcccaactttgctgaaattcgacgtgttctaatgagtcacgtgggtccgactcactaccagaagctcaaccagctggttgcaggagacaccagtgcggcagACGTTGAaaggagttcaaatcaaaataagccgtacagagatgcactcacggctttgagcgacggcataaagacattgttccctgacaaagtggatatgactcccatcaacaataccaagcaggcagcgggcgagtccgtccatgattactaccaaagacttctcacagtgtttaatcttaacagtcgcattccacaacccgccgtgttaggagacgctctggggacgtgggaatcacacctgaagaatgctttcatgaatggactattgcccgacataaaaatgaatgtgcagcgttctgtggctggaatggaagactcacgactcgcggatgtaaagaaacatgctgcgcatgcgcaatccatggacatagagagaactgaccacgaggggaaaaggcgctcacgtcagattgaactcgcccaactgactatgctccaagctgtcactcaacttgccagaaacgaccgcccacgggatcccaaccaacggggcggattcagggggcgtggtcgggatatgacgaggggacgctcctcctggaaccaggagggatcacagctgtctccacccaatgacaatgatacgtgtttccgctgtggcgaacagggacattggcacagagaatgtccacaaaatgcacctcgtagaggatgggggcgtggactggccagacgaggaaggggtggcaatgcacattccgattga